Proteins from one Dermacentor variabilis isolate Ectoservices chromosome 1, ASM5094787v1, whole genome shotgun sequence genomic window:
- the LOC142569812 gene encoding uncharacterized protein LOC142569812, giving the protein MEDPRRLLASHWSRGRNSESATTYGDVWKEPQPVMSREASSMLLTAVASGVAADSSCTSACRSTIHSSVLHIDQALPHHNPAARRGWSNTVLLFPTGAEDRPWVQLRYCVEEGLAKVWSACFEVLRRAQRPMAVTRTARVSGPMDPALDTRLSTPRQCFRDAP; this is encoded by the exons ATGGAAGACCCAAGGCGCCTCCTGGCCTCGCACTGGAGCCGCGGCCGAAATTCCGAGAGCGCCACTACCTACGGGGACGTCTGGAAGGAACCACAGCCAGTCATGTCCAGAGAGGCGTCGAGTATGCTGCTCACGGCTGTCGCGTCTGGAGTCGCCGCGGACTCCAGCTGTACAAGCGCTTGCAGGAGCACAATCCACTCAAGTGTCCTTCACATCGACCAAGCACTGCCACACCACAACCCAG CAGCTCGCAGGGGTTGGAGCAATACGGTACTCCTCTTCCCAACCGGTGCCGAGGACCGCCCATGGGTTCAGCTCAGGTATTGCGTGGAAGAGGGTCTGGCCAAGGTTTGGAGCGCGTGTTTCGAGGTTCTACGCCGCGCCCAGCGTCCAATGGCTGTCACAAGGACGGCGAGGGTTTCTGGACCCATGGACCCTGCACTCGACACCCGCCTCAGCACACCTCGACAATGCTTCAG AGATGCCCCTTGA